One genomic window of Salvia miltiorrhiza cultivar Shanhuang (shh) chromosome 4, IMPLAD_Smil_shh, whole genome shotgun sequence includes the following:
- the LOC131019635 gene encoding probable arabinose 5-phosphate isomerase, translating to MGSLSLSFTDPQDQEMNMSQKLDKTHLLNLFKCQQNYLNHFFQNLDLSQTLAFTETLLKAEGTIFFSGVGKSGFVAQKISQTLVSLGIKSGFLSPVDALHGDIGILSTTDLLVMFSKSGNSEELLKLVPCAKAKGVYLISVTSVTPNGLTRLCDLNVHLPLERELCPFDLAPVTSTAIQMVFGDTVAIALMGARNLSKDEYASNHPAGRIGKSLIFKVKDVMKKKDELPVCREQDLIMDLLVELTSKGCGCLLVINDDYHLLGTFTDGDLRRTLKASGEGIFKLTVGEMCNRNPRTIGAEAMAVEAMQKMESPPSPVQFLPVVNDENIVIGIVTLHGLVSAGL from the exons ATGgggtctctttctctctcatttacCGACCCACAAGATCAAGAAATGAACATGTCGCAGAAATTAGACAAAACCCATCTGCTCAACCTCTTCAAATGCCAGCAGAATTACCTCAACCATTTCTTCCAGAATCTCGATCTCTCGCAAACCCTAGCATTCACGGAGACCCTCCTGAAGGCCGAGGGCACCATTTTCTTCTCCGGAGTCGGGAAATCGGGCTTCGTGGCGCAGAAGATCTCGCAGACGCTGGTGTCGCTCGGCATCAAATCCGGGTTCCTGTCGCCGGTCGACGCGCTCCACGGCGACATCGGCATTCTGTCGACGACGGATTTGCTGGTAATGTTCAGCAAGAGCGGGAATTCGGAGGAGTTGTTGAAGCTGGTGCCATGCGCGAAGGCGAAGGGGGTTTATTTGATCTCGGTGACGTCGGTGACGCCGAATGGGCTCACGCGGCTGTGCGATTTGAACGTGCATTTGCCGCTGGAGCGCGAATTGTGCCCCTTCGATCTGGCGCCGGTGACGTCGACGGCGATCCAGATGGTTTTTGGTGATACGGTGGCCATCGCGCTTATGGGGGCGAGGAATTTGAGCAAGGACGAGTACGCGTCCAACCATCCTGCTGGGAGGATTGGGAAGAGCTTGATTTTTAAG GTGAAGGATGTTATGAAGAAGAAAGACGAGCTTCCAGTGTGCAGGGAGCAAGATCTAATCATGGATCTGCTGGTAGAGCTGACCAGTAAAGGTTGTGGATGCCTTCTCGTTATAAATGATGATTATCATCTGTTAGGTACTTTTACTGATGGTGACTTGCGGCGCACATTGAAAGCCAGTGGTGAGGGAATCTTCAAGCTCACTGTGGGAGAGATGTGTAACAG GAACCCAAGGACCATTGGCGCAGAAGCCATGGCAGTGGAAGCAATGCAGAAGATGGAGTCTCCACCATCACCGGTGCAGTTTTTGCCCGTCGTAAATGACGAAAACATTGTGATTGGTATCGTCACATTGCACGGGTTGGTCTCTGCTGGCCTGTGA